The Geobacter sp. genome has a window encoding:
- a CDS encoding cation acetate symporter, with amino-acid sequence KDGKSMLGLDAPLFPLKNPGILSIPVGFLAAIIGCLAFPSRKSEEMFDEIYVRQNTGIGMAKAIDH; translated from the coding sequence AAGGACGGCAAGTCCATGCTGGGTCTGGATGCACCGCTCTTCCCGCTGAAGAACCCGGGCATCCTCTCGATCCCGGTCGGCTTCCTGGCAGCCATCATCGGCTGTCTGGCCTTCCCGAGCCGCAAGTCCGAAGAGATGTTCGACGAGATCTACGTCCGCCAGAACACCGGTATCGGCATGGCTAAGGCCA